A window of the Leptospira bourretii genome harbors these coding sequences:
- a CDS encoding STAS domain-containing protein → MELKLNATGKIKTIEIAGKFDIESTEEFESIFAKLIEPNPSIVSIDMSRLDYIDSSGIGSLIKSLNSLKNKKGKLILVGMKPMIMNVFKLAKLDMFFEIMNEMDFRAKYISDDDTDSEIDDLLKRN, encoded by the coding sequence GTGGAACTGAAACTAAACGCAACAGGAAAGATCAAAACCATTGAAATTGCTGGAAAATTCGATATAGAATCTACGGAGGAATTTGAGTCGATCTTTGCAAAACTCATTGAACCAAACCCAAGTATTGTTTCCATCGATATGAGCCGCCTCGACTATATCGATTCCTCTGGAATTGGTTCCCTGATCAAAAGTCTCAATTCACTCAAAAACAAAAAAGGCAAACTCATCCTTGTCGGAATGAAACCGATGATCATGAACGTATTCAAATTAGCAAAATTAGATATGTTTTTTGAAATTATGAACGAAATGGATTTTCGAGCCAAATACATTTCCGATGACGATACCGATTCCGAAATCGACGATCTATTGAAACGAAACTAA
- a CDS encoding bifunctional 3,4-dihydroxy-2-butanone-4-phosphate synthase/GTP cyclohydrolase II, with amino-acid sequence MIRPIEEAIEEIRQGKMIILVDSEDRENEGDLVCASQFADKDKINFMATHGRGLICVPMERERLQTLGLGKMVDDLSLGDKHGTAFTVSVDAKHGTTTGISAPDRAKTVEALLDPKTKSEDLMRPGHMFPLQAVTGGVLRRAGHTEAAVDLAKLAGLYPSGVICEIMNDDGSMARIPDLEKFAKTHGLNIYTIEDLIRYRRHKEKLIHLEVEASLPTEFGDFKIKAYSTQIDDKIHMALVKGEIDPKKPVLVRVHSECLTGDIFSSQRCDCGPQLHNALRMIEKEGTGVLLYMRQEGRGIGIINKLKAYSLQEGGLDTVEANEKLGFAPDLREYGIGAQILRDIGVKQMKLITNNPRKIVGLEGYNLHVTERVPIEIDPVEENTRYLQTKKTKLGHLLNLHG; translated from the coding sequence ATGATACGTCCGATCGAAGAAGCAATCGAAGAAATCCGCCAAGGCAAAATGATCATTCTCGTCGACTCTGAAGACAGAGAAAACGAAGGAGATTTGGTCTGTGCTTCCCAATTTGCAGACAAAGACAAAATCAACTTTATGGCAACTCACGGTCGCGGACTCATTTGTGTCCCGATGGAAAGAGAAAGATTACAAACACTTGGTCTCGGAAAGATGGTGGATGATCTTTCCTTGGGAGATAAACACGGAACAGCCTTTACTGTTTCTGTGGACGCCAAACATGGAACAACAACTGGTATCTCGGCACCTGACAGAGCCAAAACGGTGGAAGCACTCCTTGATCCCAAAACAAAATCAGAAGATTTGATGCGCCCTGGTCATATGTTTCCTTTACAAGCGGTGACGGGTGGAGTTTTACGAAGGGCCGGCCATACGGAAGCAGCAGTCGACTTAGCAAAGTTAGCTGGTCTTTACCCAAGTGGTGTCATTTGTGAGATTATGAATGATGATGGATCGATGGCAAGAATTCCAGATTTGGAAAAATTTGCAAAAACTCATGGCCTTAATATTTATACAATCGAAGATTTAATTCGTTACAGAAGGCATAAAGAAAAATTAATCCATTTGGAAGTAGAAGCGAGTTTACCAACGGAGTTTGGTGATTTTAAAATCAAAGCTTATTCCACTCAAATTGATGATAAAATTCATATGGCATTGGTGAAAGGGGAAATTGATCCCAAAAAACCGGTGCTCGTGCGCGTTCATAGTGAATGTTTGACGGGAGATATTTTTTCATCCCAACGCTGCGACTGCGGACCTCAACTCCATAATGCCCTTCGTATGATTGAAAAAGAAGGTACGGGAGTTCTACTTTATATGCGCCAAGAAGGGCGTGGGATTGGAATCATCAATAAACTCAAAGCCTATTCTTTACAAGAGGGTGGGCTTGATACAGTGGAAGCCAATGAAAAATTGGGATTTGCACCTGACTTACGTGAATACGGAATTGGGGCGCAGATTTTACGAGATATTGGGGTGAAACAAATGAAACTCATCACCAATAACCCACGTAAGATTGTGGGCCTTGAGGGTTACAATCTGCACGTAACGGAAAGAGTTCCGATTGAGATTGATCCCGTGGAAGAAAACACTCGTTACCTGCAGACAAAAAAAACAAAGTTAGGACATTTACTCAATCTCCACGGTTGA
- the pdxH gene encoding pyridoxamine 5'-phosphate oxidase, which produces MNELPHMRKLYTRSVLSEETAGSDPLKLFSLWFSEAKEEGEAEPNAMSLATVDKTGQPSVRIVLLKGLIRDEFQFFTNYDSDKGRDIADNHFVALNFFWPKLERQIRIEGKASRIAKEESETYFAVRPRESQIGAHTSNQSSVVPSREFLEEKFAKLTKEWEGKEIPKPENWGGYSVSPTKIEFWQGRVGRLHDRISFERLESGWKRSRLSP; this is translated from the coding sequence TTGAATGAATTACCACATATGAGAAAACTCTACACTCGCTCTGTTCTTTCGGAAGAAACTGCGGGTTCTGATCCCTTAAAATTATTTAGTCTTTGGTTTTCGGAAGCAAAAGAAGAAGGAGAAGCCGAACCCAATGCTATGAGCCTGGCCACGGTAGACAAAACAGGCCAACCATCGGTGCGGATTGTTTTACTCAAAGGCCTGATCCGTGACGAGTTCCAGTTTTTTACCAATTATGATTCCGATAAAGGTAGAGACATTGCCGACAATCACTTCGTGGCTCTTAATTTCTTTTGGCCGAAACTGGAAAGACAAATCCGTATTGAGGGAAAAGCAAGCCGCATTGCAAAAGAAGAATCAGAAACTTATTTTGCAGTCAGGCCCAGAGAATCGCAAATCGGAGCGCACACATCAAATCAAAGTTCGGTGGTGCCATCCCGTGAATTTTTAGAAGAAAAATTTGCCAAACTTACCAAAGAGTGGGAAGGAAAAGAAATTCCGAAACCAGAAAATTGGGGTGGGTATTCGGTATCTCCTACCAAAATCGAATTTTGGCAAGGAAGGGTCGGAAGGTTACATGATAGGATATCTTTCGAAAGATTAGAATCGGGTTGGAAACGATCGAGACTATCTCCTTAA
- a CDS encoding prepilin peptidase, whose protein sequence is MEESIWLSLWTLSTYGILFFFGGALASFYTTLGERILLYCYGKKRKEAKGFQRWKIIFSKPSHCPSCGHLVTKTNLIPIFGWFLTKGKCKSCETELPKLYPLSEFLFGLMAIFVYFVSEDIFGALFLLFLFGHLLISMMTDVAKFSLDYENLPFVIGFGFLSNYFLFGESFNLETLWVFLGFLSFYLIIYLLFRGGTGLGDVLFSPIFAAIAGNPFWILYFNSAYLLAVGFSFLLRKKGDSLKGKKIPMGLYFSLGLFLTYFAKLLVHYYNWEGFPIYGTIE, encoded by the coding sequence ATGGAAGAATCGATTTGGTTATCACTTTGGACCCTCTCGACCTATGGAATCCTATTTTTTTTTGGCGGGGCCTTAGCTAGTTTTTATACAACCCTTGGGGAACGAATCTTACTTTATTGTTATGGCAAAAAAAGAAAGGAAGCAAAGGGCTTTCAACGTTGGAAAATCATTTTTTCCAAACCAAGTCACTGTCCGTCTTGCGGGCATTTGGTGACAAAAACTAATCTCATCCCTATTTTCGGTTGGTTTTTGACAAAAGGAAAATGTAAGTCTTGCGAAACAGAACTACCCAAACTCTACCCTCTTTCTGAATTTCTTTTTGGTCTCATGGCGATCTTTGTGTATTTTGTTTCGGAAGATATCTTTGGTGCCCTCTTCCTCCTTTTTTTGTTTGGGCACTTACTTATCTCCATGATGACAGATGTCGCCAAATTTTCTCTGGATTACGAAAACCTTCCCTTCGTCATAGGTTTTGGTTTTCTTTCCAACTATTTCTTGTTTGGTGAATCATTCAACTTAGAAACCTTATGGGTGTTTTTAGGATTTCTATCCTTTTACTTAATCATTTACCTTCTATTTCGTGGGGGTACTGGCCTGGGTGATGTGCTTTTTTCCCCCATTTTTGCTGCCATTGCCGGAAATCCCTTTTGGATTTTATACTTTAATTCAGCATACCTACTAGCTGTAGGTTTTAGTTTTCTTTTACGAAAAAAAGGAGATTCTTTAAAGGGAAAAAAAATTCCTATGGGTCTTTATTTTTCCCTCGGATTATTTTTAACTTATTTTGCAAAGTTACTAGTCCACTACTACAACTGGGAGGGATTTCCGATCTATGGAACCATTGAATGA
- a CDS encoding pyridoxal phosphate-dependent aminotransferase — protein sequence MDFANRMYGIDSSPIRKAFELARTIQNPINLSIGQPHFPCPPNIIEALTKAARDGKTSYTLTGGIPELKSAMAEKYRTQNKISYAHEDRILVTSGISSALFLLFNALVNEGDECLVISPYFLMYPAMLKFYGGKVVPLKESFKPADLESLKSRKFKLIIFSNPSNPTGKVLSKEQLRALANLAESTGAYLISDEIYELFDYDNEFFSIGSEYEKTITLTGFSKTYNMTGLRLATILAEDKVIKALTTLQQYTVVCTPSITQWAGIEALKTDMTAYIQDYKEKRDFVYDSLKDYYPIQKSGGAFYSFFQVPVTDEEFIQRAVKKDLILVPGFIFCDQKNFVRLSFATEWDTLKRGMKALQELSKES from the coding sequence ATGGATTTCGCAAATAGAATGTATGGGATTGATTCCTCCCCCATCCGCAAGGCTTTCGAGCTCGCACGGACTATCCAAAACCCGATCAATTTGAGTATCGGCCAACCACATTTCCCTTGCCCACCTAACATCATTGAGGCCTTAACAAAAGCGGCACGTGATGGAAAAACTTCTTATACCCTAACCGGCGGGATTCCTGAATTAAAATCGGCAATGGCTGAGAAATACAGAACCCAAAACAAAATTTCTTATGCCCATGAAGACAGAATCCTTGTTACCTCGGGAATCTCTTCTGCCTTATTTTTATTATTCAATGCACTCGTGAACGAAGGTGACGAATGTTTGGTCATCTCCCCTTACTTTTTAATGTATCCGGCGATGTTAAAATTTTATGGTGGGAAAGTAGTTCCACTAAAGGAAAGTTTTAAACCAGCAGACTTAGAATCTTTAAAATCTAGAAAATTCAAACTAATCATTTTTTCAAACCCATCGAACCCAACAGGAAAGGTTCTTTCCAAAGAACAACTAAGAGCCCTTGCCAATTTAGCGGAAAGCACAGGTGCTTATCTCATCAGTGATGAAATTTATGAACTCTTTGATTATGATAATGAGTTTTTTTCGATTGGCTCTGAGTATGAAAAAACAATCACTCTTACTGGTTTTTCCAAAACCTATAATATGACCGGGCTTAGGCTTGCCACCATCCTTGCCGAAGACAAAGTTATCAAAGCTCTCACCACCTTACAGCAGTATACTGTTGTTTGTACCCCTTCCATTACCCAATGGGCAGGAATCGAAGCACTCAAAACAGATATGACGGCTTATATCCAAGACTATAAAGAAAAACGTGACTTTGTTTATGATTCTTTGAAAGATTACTACCCGATCCAAAAATCCGGTGGTGCTTTTTATTCCTTTTTCCAAGTCCCAGTGACAGATGAAGAATTCATCCAAAGGGCTGTCAAAAAAGATCTGATCCTTGTTCCTGGATTTATCTTTTGTGACCAAAAGAATTTTGTAAGACTTTCCTTTGCCACCGAATGGGATACTTTGAAACGAGGGATGAAGGCCTTACAGGAACTTTCTAAGGAAAGTTAA